In Deinococcus roseus, one DNA window encodes the following:
- a CDS encoding tetratricopeptide repeat protein — translation MKRIHRPPQALKQELPRALLLERLARAQDHKLVVLLAPSGYGKTTLLAQFARTSPQKVLWLSLQEDDADPAMLRHSMALALSSLELGLDPSSPLRLLAQALNTIPDNLRLILDGVQHLGGEAGRELDSFIDALSEGHQVLLSTYMDPPIRLARHLAQGTALLLGPDQLSFTPQETELYLQARHYAGNALHAHQTLQGWAAGLALISSEASLHYAPEDLILESLDTLPSALRKHLPQAAVLDVWSEEMAAATGIPLPEGWLDEVRKLGLPLTPLGAGRHLPHHLMTQTLERELKKNPELYRTLHTRAARKHQEQEENLRALQHFLKAGEHREAVQLAERLIEGYSQRAELLLIRQVLQDFPLEVLSDTLKAQLAIAWIETGNGKAGAELLRSVEHLQTPQVLYHLGRLYSRQGRREDHVQQLKHAEHSLHAYPRDIRLHWLKSHALMNLGEVQEALQSAQQAHTLALFQQAPVEVGLSLYIIANCQEQLALLSEAQQTLRQALLHFETLKMPARTITILNDLAHLHLRKQEYEEARKLLERALPIARVERNSFLAVLLETLGEIHLALQDLSGGMDHLQEALQHSQDTGQTSLEVRIRLTLAESLCIAGRPREAAQHLAFCTPPPEKFSDMHRFVEGLLAFQQGESREAQRLFETLIGQDTVHALRAESHLAELERQQGQLDSAALNALKRHLQNHPEQHQLRRDHHLGLLLHNKTLAFESSALQKPVLKIFTLGRLKVLTAAGDLHLPFAKAGELLVWLALHGRAHRDRIVDALWEGSREEKHVGYFKVAVRKLRAVLMEHHPSVLNPLPFENGQYSLSPELDVQLDALHLEHDPDFDLAGYQGDFLPAFDTEWILQHRDHLRECMVRLCLTRARNETHLTRALQAYQKALQLDPLSLPIHQEIIRLYHREGDVQLSQRAYQQYARLMREELGDHPEPYEVLLSS, via the coding sequence ATGAAACGAATTCACCGTCCACCCCAGGCCCTGAAACAGGAGCTTCCCCGGGCCTTGCTGCTGGAGCGACTGGCCCGAGCGCAGGATCACAAACTGGTTGTGTTGCTGGCCCCCTCAGGGTACGGCAAGACAACTTTGCTGGCGCAGTTTGCCCGCACCAGTCCGCAAAAAGTTCTGTGGCTGTCTTTGCAGGAGGACGATGCAGACCCGGCCATGCTGCGGCATTCCATGGCACTGGCCCTGTCTTCACTGGAACTGGGACTGGATCCTTCCTCGCCCTTGCGGCTTCTGGCCCAGGCCCTCAACACCATCCCGGACAACCTGCGCCTGATTCTGGATGGGGTGCAGCATCTGGGGGGCGAGGCTGGACGGGAGCTGGACAGTTTCATTGATGCCCTGAGCGAGGGACATCAGGTGCTCTTAAGCACTTACATGGATCCTCCCATCCGTCTGGCAAGGCACCTGGCCCAGGGAACGGCACTCCTGCTGGGTCCAGATCAGCTGTCTTTCACGCCTCAGGAAACAGAATTGTATTTGCAGGCCAGGCATTATGCCGGGAATGCCCTGCATGCCCACCAGACTTTGCAGGGCTGGGCGGCAGGTCTGGCCCTGATTTCCAGTGAGGCTTCTCTGCATTACGCCCCGGAAGATTTGATTCTGGAAAGCCTGGACACCCTGCCCTCTGCTTTGCGAAAACACCTTCCCCAGGCGGCTGTGCTGGATGTGTGGAGTGAGGAGATGGCTGCTGCCACCGGAATTCCGCTGCCAGAAGGCTGGCTGGATGAGGTGCGCAAACTGGGCCTTCCGCTCACCCCACTGGGAGCAGGGCGTCACCTGCCCCACCACCTGATGACCCAGACGCTGGAACGGGAACTGAAGAAGAATCCTGAGCTGTACCGCACCTTGCACACCCGCGCGGCCCGCAAACACCAGGAGCAGGAGGAGAACCTGCGTGCCCTGCAACATTTCCTGAAAGCTGGAGAGCACAGGGAAGCGGTTCAACTGGCAGAGCGTCTGATCGAGGGGTACAGCCAGCGTGCAGAGTTGCTCCTGATCCGTCAGGTGCTGCAGGATTTTCCGCTGGAGGTGCTGTCCGACACCCTGAAGGCCCAGCTTGCCATTGCCTGGATTGAAACCGGGAATGGCAAAGCGGGTGCAGAGCTGCTGAGATCGGTGGAACACCTGCAGACCCCACAGGTGCTGTACCATCTGGGTCGCCTGTACAGCAGGCAGGGACGCAGAGAAGACCATGTGCAGCAGCTTAAACACGCAGAGCACAGTTTGCATGCCTACCCCAGAGACATCCGGTTGCACTGGCTGAAATCCCATGCCCTGATGAACCTCGGGGAAGTCCAGGAGGCCCTGCAATCGGCCCAGCAGGCGCACACCCTGGCCCTGTTTCAGCAGGCTCCTGTGGAGGTGGGGCTCAGCCTGTACATCATTGCCAACTGTCAGGAACAGCTTGCCTTGCTTTCTGAGGCCCAGCAGACCCTCCGGCAGGCTTTGCTGCACTTTGAAACCCTGAAGATGCCTGCCCGCACCATCACCATCCTCAACGATCTGGCGCACCTGCACCTGCGCAAACAGGAATACGAGGAGGCCCGAAAACTTCTGGAACGTGCCCTGCCCATTGCCCGGGTGGAGCGCAATTCCTTTCTGGCGGTGCTGCTGGAAACCCTGGGTGAGATCCATCTGGCCCTGCAGGACCTTTCAGGCGGCATGGACCACTTGCAGGAGGCCTTGCAGCACAGCCAGGACACAGGTCAGACTTCTCTGGAGGTGCGCATCCGCCTGACCCTGGCCGAAAGCCTGTGCATTGCTGGAAGGCCCCGGGAGGCAGCGCAGCACCTTGCCTTCTGCACCCCTCCACCAGAGAAATTTTCGGACATGCACCGCTTTGTGGAGGGATTGCTCGCTTTTCAGCAGGGGGAATCCAGAGAGGCCCAGCGGCTTTTTGAAACCCTGATTGGGCAGGACACCGTGCATGCTTTGCGGGCAGAGAGCCATCTGGCAGAACTTGAGCGACAGCAAGGCCAGCTGGATTCTGCTGCCCTGAATGCCCTCAAAAGACACTTGCAGAACCATCCAGAGCAGCACCAGCTCCGAAGAGACCACCATCTGGGTTTGCTGCTGCACAACAAAACCCTGGCTTTTGAAAGTTCGGCCCTGCAAAAACCGGTGCTGAAAATTTTCACGCTGGGCCGCCTGAAAGTGCTGACCGCTGCAGGTGACCTGCACCTGCCTTTCGCCAAGGCTGGAGAATTGCTGGTGTGGCTGGCCCTGCATGGCCGCGCCCACCGGGACCGCATTGTGGATGCCCTCTGGGAAGGCTCCAGAGAGGAAAAACACGTGGGGTACTTCAAGGTGGCCGTGCGCAAATTGCGGGCGGTGCTGATGGAGCACCATCCCAGCGTGCTGAACCCGCTGCCCTTTGAAAACGGACAGTATTCTCTCAGCCCTGAGCTGGATGTGCAACTGGACGCCTTGCACCTGGAACATGATCCTGATTTTGACCTTGCCGGGTATCAGGGGGATTTCCTGCCTGCCTTTGACACGGAATGGATCCTGCAGCACCGCGATCACCTGCGGGAATGCATGGTGAGGTTGTGTCTGACCCGTGCCCGAAATGAAACCCACCTGACCAGGGCTTTGCAGGCCTACCAGAAAGCCCTGCAGCTCGATCCCCTGAGCCTGCCCATCCACCAGGAGATCATCCGGCTGTACCACCGGGAAGGGGATGTGCAGCTCTCACAACGGGCCTACCAGCAGTACGCCCGCCTGATGCGAGAAGAGCTCGGAGACCATCCCGAGCCCTATGAGGTTCTGCTGTCTTCCTGA
- a CDS encoding VWA domain-containing protein translates to MTTNHSTENNSSRLERWRLILGGQQDGTGCKLQGEALRMDRALEALYDSDRSGGLGSSAPKAAAWLGDIRKFFPSSVVKVMQKDAFERLGMERMLLEPEFMENVEPNVHLAATLIGLQSVMPNKVKDTARLVVRKVVEDLERKLAEPMREAVTGSLNKAIRNNRPRHNEMDWNRTIRANLKHYQQEYRSIIPERRIGYGRKKSALRDIVLCIDQSGSMGTSVVYSSIFGAVLASIKAVSTRMVVFDTEIVDLSDQLSDPVEVLFGIQLGGGTDINRAMAYCETLIERPEETIFILISDLYEGGDQKAMIRRAGHLKASGVQVVALLALNDDGQPSFDHRVAEAFAAFDIPSFACTPDQFPDLMAVAIQRRPISEWAASQNIVLAGGAKQGG, encoded by the coding sequence ATGACCACAAACCATTCAACTGAAAACAATTCAAGCCGTCTGGAACGCTGGAGGCTCATCCTGGGGGGCCAGCAGGACGGCACCGGATGCAAGCTGCAAGGTGAAGCCCTGCGCATGGACCGGGCTTTAGAAGCCCTCTACGATTCAGACCGCTCGGGAGGCCTGGGTTCCAGTGCCCCCAAAGCTGCAGCCTGGCTGGGAGACATCCGCAAATTCTTTCCCAGCAGTGTGGTGAAAGTCATGCAGAAAGACGCCTTCGAGCGCCTGGGCATGGAACGCATGCTGCTGGAACCCGAATTCATGGAAAACGTGGAGCCCAACGTGCACCTGGCCGCCACTTTGATCGGTCTGCAATCGGTGATGCCCAACAAGGTCAAGGACACCGCCCGTCTGGTGGTGCGCAAAGTGGTGGAAGATCTGGAACGCAAACTCGCAGAACCCATGCGTGAAGCCGTGACCGGAAGCCTCAACAAGGCCATCCGCAACAACCGACCCCGCCACAACGAGATGGACTGGAACCGCACCATCCGGGCCAACCTCAAGCACTACCAGCAGGAGTACAGAAGCATCATCCCAGAGCGCAGGATTGGGTATGGCCGCAAGAAATCTGCCCTCAGGGACATTGTGCTGTGCATCGACCAGTCTGGCAGCATGGGCACCTCCGTGGTGTACTCCAGCATCTTTGGAGCGGTGCTGGCCTCCATCAAGGCGGTGAGCACCAGAATGGTGGTCTTTGACACCGAAATTGTGGACCTCTCCGACCAGCTTTCTGACCCGGTGGAAGTGCTGTTCGGGATTCAACTGGGTGGAGGCACCGACATCAACCGGGCCATGGCCTACTGCGAAACCCTGATCGAGCGCCCGGAGGAAACCATTTTCATCCTGATCAGCGACCTGTACGAAGGGGGAGACCAGAAAGCCATGATCCGGCGTGCAGGGCACCTGAAAGCCTCCGGGGTGCAGGTGGTGGCCTTGCTGGCCCTCAACGACGACGGTCAACCTTCCTTTGACCACCGTGTGGCAGAGGCTTTCGCTGCCTTTGACATCCCCAGTTTTGCCTGCACCCCGGACCAGTTCCCGGACCTGATGGCAGTGGCGATCCAGCGCAGACCCATCTCCGAATGGGCGGCCAGTCAGAACATCGTGCTGGCAGGTGGGGCAAAGCAGGGCGGTTAA
- a CDS encoding ATP-binding cassette domain-containing protein: MLEFQNLSFAFEKQTIFRDLNLTLPRQNYALIGKNGSGKSTFVKLLLGELHPRQGQILFEGKPLSASCISYIPETLSYGLDLRVRDFLKYMAGIRGLELKLMHQIAEHLDFDAFGSTLQDLSYGMLQKLNWVQGLAKKQARIFILDEATVGLDDGARNRVLEYFKTHHRNQCSFMISHRLDDLLSTSTAYLAIKNHSLCPIDVLDYVDVHFKTQVGNQIVTTTRPFQERGEMDLAGLLGMENSINHDRLYGETHA, encoded by the coding sequence ATGCTGGAATTCCAGAACCTTTCATTCGCTTTTGAAAAGCAAACCATTTTTCGAGACCTGAACCTGACTTTGCCCCGGCAAAATTATGCGCTGATCGGCAAAAATGGCAGCGGGAAATCCACCTTTGTCAAATTGCTGCTGGGAGAACTGCATCCCAGACAGGGACAGATCCTTTTTGAAGGCAAACCCCTCTCTGCGTCCTGCATCTCTTACATTCCTGAAACCCTCAGTTACGGGCTGGATCTGCGGGTCCGTGACTTTCTAAAGTACATGGCAGGCATTCGGGGACTGGAGCTCAAACTGATGCACCAGATCGCTGAACACCTGGACTTCGATGCCTTTGGCAGCACCCTGCAGGATCTGTCTTATGGGATGCTGCAGAAACTCAACTGGGTGCAGGGTCTGGCCAAAAAACAGGCCCGCATCTTCATTCTGGATGAGGCCACCGTGGGTCTGGACGATGGTGCCCGCAACAGGGTGCTGGAATACTTCAAAACCCATCACCGAAACCAATGCTCTTTCATGATCTCCCACCGTCTGGACGACCTGCTCTCCACCAGCACGGCATACCTGGCCATCAAAAACCACAGCCTGTGTCCCATCGATGTGCTGGATTACGTGGATGTGCATTTCAAAACGCAGGTGGGAAACCAGATCGTCACCACCACCCGTCCTTTCCAGGAACGCGGCGAAATGGACCTTGCGGGGCTGCTGGGCATGGAAAACAGCATCAACCATGACCGCCTGTACGGAGAAACCCATGCTTAA
- a CDS encoding ABC transporter ATP-binding protein — MLNIQNLTHRYGNHTVFENLNLTIPPGGIYGLLGNNGAGKTTLLRMICTTLQPQQGGITFRGDSIFQQPVLHRNRIGVVNGGMNLYDQSSAKAFLHFFGHLHGLKRQQIDRRIDELDEVLHFRDFLLQPAEQLSTGMRQKIIIARAILHEPEVLILDEASSGLDILTRKTLFDFVAYYRSAKRTILYSTHIMEEIERLCDTICILDQGQVVSETTRNRLLLKGQSMEEHYFESIQMPSQALRLSRTGASA, encoded by the coding sequence ATGCTGAACATTCAAAACCTGACCCACCGTTATGGAAACCACACCGTTTTCGAGAACCTGAACCTGACCATTCCCCCGGGAGGCATTTACGGATTGCTGGGCAACAACGGGGCAGGAAAAACCACGTTGCTGCGCATGATCTGCACCACCCTGCAACCCCAGCAGGGAGGCATCACCTTCCGGGGAGACTCCATTTTTCAGCAACCCGTCCTGCACCGAAACCGCATTGGGGTGGTCAATGGTGGCATGAACCTGTATGACCAGAGCAGCGCAAAAGCCTTCCTGCATTTCTTCGGGCACCTGCATGGCCTGAAGAGGCAGCAGATCGACCGCCGCATCGATGAACTCGACGAGGTGCTGCACTTCCGGGACTTCCTGCTGCAACCCGCAGAACAGCTTTCTACAGGAATGCGCCAGAAAATCATCATTGCGCGGGCCATCCTGCACGAACCCGAAGTGCTCATTCTGGACGAGGCCAGCAGCGGCCTGGACATCCTGACCCGCAAAACCCTCTTTGATTTTGTGGCCTACTACCGTTCTGCAAAACGCACCATCCTGTACTCCACCCACATCATGGAAGAAATCGAGCGCCTGTGCGACACCATCTGCATTCTGGACCAGGGACAGGTGGTCAGTGAAACCACCCGCAACCGGTTGCTGCTGAAAGGCCAGTCCATGGAGGAACACTACTTTGAGAGCATCCAGATGCCTTCGCAGGCCCTGCGCCTCTCCCGGACAGGAGCCTCAGCATGA
- a CDS encoding ABC transporter permease, whose translation MNPRMNLSPLLHIARREILAFILDRKAFYASVLVPLLIIPVLMLGLPVLYGNFIGKTSTEKQQVAVQHLEHLTPEQRDFLETGSGTGSTFQLVPLAKINPESLKKHPVVLDISKPLGQPEARMQLYFNSTNQKSALIGSNLKQALENLKVRLIYEKVDKQLRPLEGPTAFQLAYQDTASKQERQNGMLFFLIPIFLIQFIIIGGQAAAIDTLAGEREKGTFENLLAAPVPIQMVLQAKLLTVIVISLISSACVFLGLSLSRILTLTVLPEILHHLKGVSSSYTQLFGQGIQLDLMGYLLVALVLFSFALISSAVQYHISMTSRSVKEAQSRVAPIGIVIATSALIIQFSDYFQSHNALYFAPVINNMLLIIDILKNQASTLHLGSVLLTNVLVFMVLYRLSMRFFAKNQMAFRNR comes from the coding sequence ATGAACCCCCGCATGAACCTCTCCCCGTTGCTGCACATTGCCAGAAGGGAAATTCTGGCTTTCATTCTGGACCGCAAAGCCTTTTATGCCAGTGTGCTGGTGCCCCTGCTGATCATTCCGGTGCTGATGCTGGGTCTGCCTGTGCTGTACGGGAATTTCATTGGCAAGACCAGCACCGAGAAACAGCAGGTGGCCGTGCAACACCTGGAACACCTGACTCCAGAACAGAGGGACTTCCTGGAAACTGGAAGCGGCACAGGCAGCACGTTCCAGCTGGTGCCCCTGGCAAAAATCAATCCTGAGAGCCTGAAAAAACATCCTGTGGTCCTGGACATCAGCAAGCCTCTGGGGCAGCCTGAGGCCAGAATGCAGCTGTACTTCAACAGCACCAACCAGAAAAGTGCCCTGATTGGCAGCAACCTGAAACAGGCCCTGGAAAACCTCAAGGTGCGTCTGATTTACGAGAAAGTGGACAAACAGCTCAGGCCCCTTGAAGGACCCACGGCTTTCCAGCTGGCCTATCAGGACACGGCCAGCAAACAGGAAAGGCAGAACGGGATGCTGTTCTTCCTGATCCCCATATTCCTGATCCAGTTCATCATCATCGGAGGCCAGGCTGCGGCCATTGACACCCTGGCAGGAGAACGGGAAAAAGGCACCTTTGAAAACCTGCTGGCCGCCCCTGTTCCCATCCAGATGGTCTTGCAGGCCAAACTGCTCACAGTCATTGTCATCAGCCTGATCAGCAGTGCCTGCGTGTTTCTGGGGCTTTCCCTCTCCAGAATCCTCACCCTGACGGTGCTGCCAGAAATCCTGCACCACCTGAAAGGCGTGAGCAGCAGTTACACCCAGCTTTTCGGACAGGGCATTCAGCTGGACCTGATGGGTTACCTGCTGGTCGCACTGGTGCTGTTCAGTTTTGCCCTGATCAGCAGTGCAGTGCAGTACCACATCTCCATGACCTCCAGAAGCGTCAAGGAAGCCCAGAGCAGGGTGGCCCCCATCGGGATTGTGATTGCCACCTCGGCCCTCATCATCCAGTTCTCCGATTACTTTCAGAGCCACAATGCCCTGTATTTTGCCCCGGTGATCAACAACATGCTCCTGATCATCGACATCCTGAAAAACCAGGCCAGCACCCTGCATCTGGGGTCTGTGCTGCTGACCAATGTGCTGGTTTTCATGGTGCTTTATCGGCTGTCCATGCGGTTCTTTGCAAAAAACCAGATGGCTTTTCGCAACCGCTGA
- a CDS encoding DUF6348 family protein: MSEKWIAESLRQMFPAMQVRTRDTEVTFSLPGMKGSVREFARQEHPTMVQVGLVFQVILEKFPGSAPLQESITEFGQDAQEAIHEACRNWRNSVYEVLWQCIENMEPEYQVYSLNAEFGLLRTWKVYAGTPQVRTPSPETRAAVLSHFHSQPWVELVNQRAIPTDFTEFGVYDWRLVMHSMEGNEPFVECLLNGLPWELGTEAVFDHTLKPRGPFKLFKVHFIFIPEEQRVLQAGEMRSFINQMQTRRKQWWQFWKRD, translated from the coding sequence ATGTCCGAAAAGTGGATAGCAGAGAGCTTGCGTCAGATGTTTCCGGCCATGCAGGTCAGGACCAGGGACACTGAGGTCACGTTCTCGCTTCCCGGAATGAAGGGTTCGGTGCGTGAATTTGCCCGCCAGGAACACCCGACCATGGTGCAGGTGGGTCTGGTGTTTCAGGTGATCCTGGAAAAATTCCCCGGTTCGGCCCCTTTGCAGGAGAGCATCACCGAGTTTGGACAGGACGCGCAGGAAGCCATCCATGAGGCCTGTCGCAACTGGCGCAACTCGGTTTACGAGGTGCTGTGGCAGTGCATCGAGAACATGGAGCCTGAATACCAGGTTTACAGCCTGAATGCCGAGTTTGGTTTATTGAGAACCTGGAAGGTTTACGCTGGCACCCCGCAGGTCAGAACCCCCAGTCCTGAAACCCGTGCTGCAGTCCTGAGCCATTTTCATTCGCAGCCGTGGGTGGAACTGGTGAACCAGCGGGCCATTCCCACCGACTTCACCGAGTTTGGGGTCTACGACTGGCGTCTGGTGATGCACTCCATGGAGGGCAATGAACCTTTCGTGGAGTGTTTGCTCAATGGGCTTCCCTGGGAACTCGGGACCGAGGCGGTTTTTGACCACACCCTGAAGCCGAGGGGTCCTTTCAAGCTGTTCAAGGTGCATTTCATTTTCATTCCCGAGGAACAGCGGGTGCTGCAGGCAGGGGAGATGCGTTCTTTCATCAACCAGATGCAGACGAGGCGCAAACAGTGGTGGCAATTCTGGAAAAGGGACTGA
- a CDS encoding uracil-DNA glycosylase: MNLRELIPEEWQAVLGDVLDSPRFAALEKHLSEQYQNHTVYPPREDLFSALRLTPYENVRVLILGQDPYHGAGQAHGLSFSVKKGVTPPPSLKNIYKELKTDVDFKIPKHGELISWAEQGVLMLNAVLTVREAEPNSHANQGWEEFTDAIIRAVNRKEQRVVFILWGSYARKKNKLITGPQHVVLESGHPSPLSVKHFLGSRPFSRTNQALEEANLPPINWQLPEG, translated from the coding sequence ATGAACTTGCGTGAATTGATCCCTGAAGAATGGCAAGCTGTTTTAGGCGATGTGCTGGATTCCCCCAGATTTGCTGCCCTCGAAAAACACCTCTCTGAGCAGTACCAGAACCACACCGTTTACCCTCCCAGAGAGGATTTGTTTTCTGCCCTCAGGCTCACCCCTTACGAGAACGTGCGGGTGCTGATTCTGGGCCAGGACCCTTACCACGGGGCAGGTCAGGCGCATGGCCTGAGCTTCAGTGTCAAAAAGGGCGTCACCCCGCCCCCTTCACTGAAGAACATCTACAAGGAATTGAAAACCGATGTGGACTTCAAAATTCCGAAACACGGTGAATTGATCTCCTGGGCAGAGCAGGGTGTGTTGATGCTCAATGCCGTACTGACCGTGCGGGAGGCCGAGCCGAACTCCCACGCCAACCAGGGCTGGGAGGAATTTACGGATGCCATCATCCGGGCGGTGAACCGAAAAGAGCAGAGGGTGGTTTTTATCCTCTGGGGAAGTTACGCTAGGAAGAAGAACAAACTGATCACTGGCCCGCAACATGTGGTGCTGGAGTCAGGCCACCCGAGTCCTTTAAGTGTGAAACATTTTCTTGGCAGCCGTCCGTTCAGTCGCACCAATCAGGCACTTGAGGAGGCAAATTTGCCCCCCATCAACTGGCAACTCCCGGAGGGGTAA
- a CDS encoding DUF5682 family protein encodes MSNVHLFGIRHHGPGSARSLKAALERLEPDVILIEGPPEAEPLLNFLESEDLKPPVAMLSYVPEDPSRCAFFPFADFSPEWIAMKHGVQHGARVRFMDMPQVHWLAPREAAAEEQIEASPFQKDPISHLAEAAGYSDSERWWEHHVELRGNEEGIFEAVLGAMGALREVLVAPHDAPRPASPFEEQREAFMRESIRKAQKDGFEKIAVVCGAWHAPALLDPGNAKADKALLKDLPKAKIAMTWVPWTHGRLAFSSGYGAGVESPGWYSHLWRNPENPTVSWMVRVAQLLRSKDLDASSASVIEAVRLAETLTALTQRKVPGLPELMDAVRAVLCFGDDGMVQVIHQELILGEELGTVPAEVPSAPLSRDLQALQKRLRLSPAAGAKDLDLDLRKENDLERSQVLHRLRLLGVNWGEIRPVSTKGTFKEGWTLQWMPEYEIRLIEAGRYGQTVASASENRVLEITQQATTLPEVTQVLQDTLLAHLPEATKRTIQKLSDLAASSTDVTHLMQAIPSLGQVARYGNVRQTDTQLLLHVLDGLIARVCVGLSNAVASLDDQAADQMQERVQSTHAALRNLQNEEYLKEWQGTLKKISSQGGVHGLVVGRVVRLLSDAREFNPDEVAKAFRLGLSNPEPEQAANWAEGFLKGSGLVLIHDHNLWNLLDHWVTELSEDAFQRILPLMRRTFSTFAPAERKKLGEQARQGQGTLTAQQEEGINVQRSEKVLPLLHMILGSA; translated from the coding sequence ATGTCCAACGTGCATCTTTTTGGCATCCGTCACCACGGGCCGGGATCCGCCCGCAGCCTGAAAGCGGCCCTGGAACGCCTGGAACCCGATGTGATCCTGATTGAAGGCCCCCCCGAGGCCGAACCCCTGCTGAATTTTCTGGAGTCCGAAGACCTGAAACCTCCGGTGGCCATGCTGTCTTATGTGCCGGAAGACCCCAGCCGCTGTGCGTTTTTCCCTTTTGCGGATTTCAGCCCAGAGTGGATTGCCATGAAGCACGGAGTCCAGCATGGAGCACGGGTGCGTTTCATGGACATGCCGCAGGTGCACTGGCTGGCCCCCCGTGAAGCCGCAGCAGAAGAACAGATCGAGGCCAGCCCTTTCCAGAAAGACCCGATTTCCCATCTGGCGGAGGCTGCAGGTTACTCCGACAGCGAGCGCTGGTGGGAACACCATGTGGAACTGCGGGGCAACGAGGAGGGCATTTTCGAGGCCGTGCTGGGGGCAATGGGTGCTTTACGGGAGGTTCTGGTGGCTCCCCATGATGCCCCAAGACCTGCTTCTCCTTTCGAGGAGCAGCGTGAAGCCTTCATGCGGGAAAGCATCCGCAAAGCCCAGAAAGACGGCTTCGAGAAAATTGCCGTGGTGTGCGGAGCGTGGCATGCTCCGGCCCTGCTGGACCCGGGCAATGCAAAAGCGGACAAAGCCCTGCTGAAAGACCTTCCGAAAGCCAAAATCGCCATGACCTGGGTGCCCTGGACGCATGGTAGACTGGCCTTCAGTAGTGGGTATGGTGCTGGGGTGGAATCTCCCGGTTGGTACTCCCACCTGTGGCGCAACCCCGAGAACCCCACCGTTTCCTGGATGGTGCGGGTGGCCCAGCTTCTCAGAAGCAAAGATCTGGACGCTTCCAGTGCCTCTGTCATTGAGGCGGTGCGTCTGGCAGAAACCCTGACTGCCCTCACGCAGCGCAAGGTGCCCGGTCTGCCTGAATTGATGGACGCGGTGCGGGCGGTGCTGTGCTTCGGGGACGATGGGATGGTGCAGGTGATCCATCAGGAACTGATCCTGGGAGAAGAACTGGGAACGGTGCCTGCAGAAGTGCCCAGTGCGCCCCTTTCCAGAGATTTGCAAGCCTTGCAGAAACGCCTGAGGCTGTCTCCTGCGGCTGGAGCGAAGGATCTGGACCTTGATCTTAGAAAAGAGAACGATCTGGAACGCTCCCAGGTGCTGCACCGCCTGAGGCTTCTGGGCGTGAACTGGGGGGAAATCCGTCCGGTGTCCACCAAGGGCACGTTTAAAGAAGGCTGGACCCTGCAGTGGATGCCCGAGTACGAAATCCGCCTGATTGAAGCCGGGCGTTACGGCCAGACGGTGGCCTCTGCCTCAGAAAACCGGGTGCTGGAAATCACCCAGCAGGCCACCACCCTGCCAGAAGTCACCCAGGTTTTGCAGGACACTTTGCTGGCCCACCTTCCTGAAGCCACAAAGCGCACCATCCAGAAACTCAGCGATCTGGCTGCCAGCAGCACCGACGTGACCCACCTGATGCAGGCCATTCCCAGCCTGGGACAGGTGGCACGGTACGGCAACGTGCGCCAGACCGACACCCAGCTTCTTTTGCACGTGCTGGACGGATTGATTGCCCGTGTGTGTGTGGGCCTCTCCAATGCTGTGGCCTCTCTGGACGATCAGGCGGCAGACCAGATGCAGGAACGGGTGCAGAGCACCCATGCTGCCCTCAGAAACCTGCAGAACGAGGAATACCTGAAAGAATGGCAGGGCACCCTCAAGAAAATTTCCAGCCAGGGTGGCGTGCATGGTCTGGTGGTGGGTCGGGTGGTGCGCCTGCTCAGCGACGCCAGAGAATTTAATCCTGATGAGGTCGCAAAAGCCTTCCGTCTGGGCCTCAGCAACCCCGAACCCGAACAGGCCGCCAACTGGGCCGAGGGTTTCCTGAAAGGCAGCGGTCTGGTCCTGATCCACGACCACAACCTCTGGAACCTGCTGGACCACTGGGTCACTGAACTCTCCGAAGATGCTTTTCAGCGCATTTTGCCCCTGATGCGCCGCACCTTCTCCACTTTTGCTCCTGCAGAACGCAAGAAACTCGGAGAACAGGCCAGACAGGGTCAGGGCACCCTGACCGCACAGCAAGAAGAGGGCATCAATGTGCAACGGAGCGAGAAAGTGCTTCCTTTGCTGCACATGATATTGGGGAGTGCATGA